A genomic stretch from Cervus canadensis isolate Bull #8, Minnesota chromosome 27, ASM1932006v1, whole genome shotgun sequence includes:
- the OLIG1 gene encoding oligodendrocyte transcription factor 1, translating into MYYAVSQARVNAAPATMLRPPRPGDVPVGASLYELVGYRQPPSSSSSSSSPTGAALLPKAAREKPEAPVDTPGTGAGTGAHAGGGPRADAKEEQQQQLRRKINSRERKRMHDLNLAMDALREVILPYSAAHCQGAPGRKLSKIATLLLARNYILLLGSSLQELRRALGEGAGPAAPRLLLAGLPLLAAAPGSVLLAPGAVGPPDALRPAKYLSLALEEPPCGQFALPGGGPGGGAGGPGLCTCAVCKFPHLVPAGLGLAAVPAQFSK; encoded by the coding sequence ATGTATTATGCGGTTTCCCAGGCGCGCGTGAACGCGGCCCCCGCGACTATGCTGCGGCCGCCGAGGCCGGGAGACGTGCCGGTCGGGGCCTCCTTGTACGAGTTGGTGGGCTACCGGCAGCCGCCCTCCTCGTCCTCCTCTTCTTCGTCCCCGACGGGGGCTGCGCTCCTCCCCAAGGCGGCGCGCGAGAAGCCGGAGGCGCCCGTCGACACGCCGGGCACGGGAGCCGGGACTGGGGCGCACGCGGGCGGCGGGCCCCGGGCGGATGCCAAAGAGGAGCAGCAACAGCAGCTGCGGCGCAAGATCAACAGCAGAGAGCGGAAGCGGATGCACGACCTGAACCTGGCCATGGACGCGCTGCGCGAGGTCATCCTGCCCTACTCGGCGGCGCACTGCCAGGGCGCGCCGGGCCGCAAGCTCTCCAAGATCGCCACGCTGCTGCTCGCCCGCAACTACATCCTGCTGCTGGGGAGCTCGCTGCAGGAGCTGCGCCGCGCGCTCGGCGAGGGCGCAGGGCCCGCCGCGCCGCGCCTGCTCCTGGCTGGCCTGCCGCTGCTCGCCGCCGCGCCGGGCTCGGTGCTGCTGGCGCCCGGCGCCGTGGGGCCGCCCGACGCGCTGCGCCCGGCCAAGTACCTGTCTCTGGCGCTCGAGGAGCCGCCGTGCGGCCAGTTCGCGCTCCCCGGCGGCGGTCcgggcggcggcgcgggcggccCTGGCCTCTGCACCTGCGCCGTCTGCAAGTTCCCGCACCTGGTCCCGGCCGGCCTGGGCCTGGCCGCTGTGCCGGCGCAGTTCTCCAAGTGA